Proteins from one Parvibaculum lavamentivorans DS-1 genomic window:
- a CDS encoding cytochrome ubiquinol oxidase subunit I, whose protein sequence is MPPLDAEILARLQFAFTIAFHILFPTLTIGLGGFLVFFEAKFLRTGDEVWYRLYRFWVKIFALSFGMGVVSGIVLSYQLGTNWSEWSRITGPVLGPLIGFEVLTAFFLEAGFLGIMLFGWDKVGPRLHFLATCLVAIGTAISAFWILSANSWMQTPQGATFIDGHFVVDSWLAVIFNPSFPYRLMHMTAASYLTTSVVIAGVSGFYLLRNQNAEIARPAFSTAFWALLVLAPLQIFLGDQHGLNTLEHQPMKVAAMEGNWETQSHAPFHIFAIPDQKAQTNHLELSIPLGSSLILKHSPSGVVPGLNEVPIEDQPPVGIVFWSFRVMVGIGFLFLLLGLWGVWSRWRGTLFEDRWLQRLALVMTPAGFIATLAGWFVTEVGRQPWTVYGMVRTADSVSPTVTAEAVATTLVLFLIVYGGLFGAYLYYLTKLVRKGPDPLSVGEEGEKPEAIRGARPGLVIPAE, encoded by the coding sequence ATGCCGCCTCTGGACGCAGAAATTCTCGCCAGGCTTCAATTCGCCTTCACCATCGCTTTCCATATCCTGTTTCCGACGCTGACCATCGGCCTCGGCGGCTTTCTCGTCTTCTTCGAGGCGAAGTTCCTGCGCACGGGCGATGAAGTCTGGTACCGGCTCTATCGCTTCTGGGTGAAGATCTTCGCGCTCAGTTTCGGCATGGGCGTCGTCTCCGGCATCGTGCTTTCCTATCAGCTCGGCACCAACTGGTCGGAATGGTCGCGCATCACGGGCCCCGTGCTCGGACCGTTGATCGGTTTCGAGGTGCTCACCGCTTTTTTCCTGGAAGCGGGCTTTCTCGGCATCATGCTGTTCGGCTGGGACAAGGTGGGGCCCCGTCTCCACTTCCTCGCCACTTGCCTCGTCGCCATCGGCACGGCGATTTCCGCCTTCTGGATTCTTTCCGCCAATAGCTGGATGCAGACGCCGCAGGGCGCCACCTTCATCGACGGCCATTTCGTGGTCGATAGCTGGCTCGCGGTCATCTTCAACCCGTCCTTTCCCTATCGCCTGATGCACATGACAGCGGCGTCCTACCTGACGACAAGCGTCGTCATCGCCGGTGTCTCCGGTTTCTATCTGTTGCGAAACCAGAATGCTGAAATCGCGCGGCCTGCCTTCTCCACCGCTTTCTGGGCGCTGCTCGTGCTCGCGCCGCTGCAGATATTTCTCGGCGATCAGCACGGCCTTAACACGCTCGAACATCAGCCGATGAAGGTTGCGGCGATGGAGGGTAATTGGGAGACGCAGTCTCACGCGCCTTTCCATATCTTCGCGATCCCGGACCAGAAGGCGCAGACCAATCATCTGGAACTTTCCATTCCCTTGGGTTCGAGCCTCATCCTGAAGCATAGTCCGTCGGGCGTCGTGCCGGGGCTCAACGAAGTGCCGATCGAGGACCAGCCGCCTGTCGGCATCGTCTTCTGGTCCTTCCGCGTCATGGTCGGTATCGGCTTCCTGTTTCTCCTGCTCGGCCTATGGGGCGTCTGGTCGCGCTGGCGCGGCACCCTTTTCGAGGACCGCTGGCTCCAGCGCCTAGCCCTTGTCATGACGCCTGCCGGTTTCATCGCCACATTGGCCGGCTGGTTCGTCACGGAGGTCGGCCGCCAGCCCTGGACGGTCTATGGCATGGTCCGGACCGCCGACAGCGTCTCGCCCACCGTCACGGCAGAGGCCGTCGCGACGACGCTCGTCCTCTTCCTCATCGTCTATGGCGGGCTTTTCGGCGCCTATCTCTATTACCTCACGAAGCTTGTCCGCAAAGGCCCCGATCCGCTTTCCGTGGGCGAGGAAGGCGAGAAGCCCGAAGCGATACGCGGCGCGCGGCCCGGCCTCGTCATTCCGGCGGAATAG
- the hisS gene encoding histidine--tRNA ligase: MNKSQKSFRPKARVPKGLRDMSAGMVRAEERMLARIREVYERYGFDPLETSAFEYADALGKFLPDEDRPNEGVFSFQDDDEQWLALRYDLTAPLARYVAENYDALPKPFRRYQTGPVWRNEKPGPGRFRQFTQFDADTVAAPGVAADAEMCMMGADCLEALGIPRGSYRIRANNRKVLDGLLERIGIAGEPGSTTYMTVLRAIDKYDRLGRKGVELLLGPGRKDESGDFTKGAGLSPSQITAVVDYVESGVGEGASDRKLVLDGWRNVVGESAIGREGLDELAEMDALFTAAGYGLDRIEFNSWIVRGLGYYTGPVFESDLLFEVKDESGNPVRFGSVGSGGRYDGLVERFKGVKVPATGFSIGVSRLQAALELLGKLDVEDVLAPVVVLTLDAENMAGYQSMVSELRAAGIRAELYLGGSGMKAQLKYADKRGAPIAVIEGEDERMKGEVTLKDLILGSEMSKEIEDNAAWREGQPAQVAVPRARLVEEVMAMLARHRSVRGHHG; the protein is encoded by the coding sequence ATGAACAAGAGCCAGAAGAGTTTCCGCCCCAAGGCGCGCGTGCCGAAGGGGCTTCGCGATATGTCCGCCGGCATGGTCCGCGCGGAAGAGCGCATGCTTGCGCGCATTCGCGAAGTCTATGAACGCTACGGCTTCGACCCGCTGGAAACCTCCGCCTTCGAATATGCCGATGCGCTCGGCAAGTTCCTGCCGGACGAAGACCGCCCGAACGAGGGCGTGTTTTCCTTTCAGGACGATGACGAGCAATGGCTGGCGCTGCGCTACGACCTGACGGCGCCGCTCGCGCGCTATGTCGCGGAAAATTACGACGCGTTGCCGAAGCCCTTTCGCCGCTACCAGACGGGGCCGGTGTGGCGGAACGAAAAGCCGGGGCCGGGCCGCTTCCGCCAGTTCACGCAATTCGACGCCGATACCGTGGCGGCACCCGGCGTCGCCGCCGATGCCGAGATGTGCATGATGGGCGCCGATTGCCTTGAGGCGCTCGGCATTCCGCGCGGCAGCTATCGCATCCGTGCCAACAACCGCAAGGTTCTGGACGGGTTGCTTGAGCGGATCGGCATTGCCGGCGAGCCGGGCAGCACGACCTATATGACGGTGCTGCGCGCCATCGACAAATATGACCGGCTGGGCCGCAAGGGCGTGGAACTGCTGCTCGGGCCGGGCCGCAAGGACGAGTCCGGCGACTTCACCAAAGGCGCAGGCCTGTCGCCCTCGCAGATCACCGCCGTGGTCGACTATGTGGAGTCCGGCGTCGGCGAAGGCGCAAGCGACCGCAAGCTCGTGCTCGACGGCTGGCGCAATGTCGTCGGCGAGAGCGCCATCGGCCGCGAAGGCCTCGACGAGCTGGCCGAAATGGACGCGCTGTTCACGGCGGCGGGCTACGGGCTCGACCGCATCGAATTCAACTCATGGATCGTGCGCGGGCTCGGCTATTACACCGGCCCGGTTTTCGAATCCGACCTTCTTTTCGAGGTGAAGGACGAGAGCGGCAATCCCGTGCGCTTCGGCTCCGTCGGTTCGGGCGGGCGCTATGACGGGCTCGTCGAACGCTTCAAGGGCGTGAAGGTGCCCGCGACCGGCTTTTCCATCGGCGTGAGCCGCTTGCAGGCAGCGCTCGAACTTCTCGGCAAGCTCGACGTCGAAGACGTGCTGGCGCCGGTCGTCGTGCTGACCCTCGATGCGGAGAACATGGCAGGCTACCAGTCGATGGTGTCCGAGCTGCGGGCGGCGGGCATCCGCGCCGAGCTTTATCTCGGCGGCTCCGGCATGAAGGCGCAGCTCAAATATGCCGACAAGCGGGGCGCCCCCATCGCCGTCATCGAGGGCGAGGACGAGCGGATGAAGGGCGAAGTGACGCTGAAAGACCTCATCCTCGGCAGCGAAATGTCGAAGGAAATCGAGGACAACGCGGCCTGGCGCGAGGGCCAGCCGGCGCAGGTGGCCGTGCCCCGCGCCCGCCTCGTGGAAGAAGTGATGGCGATGCTCGCCCGGCATCGCAGCGTCCGGGGCCATCACGGCTGA
- a CDS encoding ATP phosphoribosyltransferase regulatory subunit, which produces MSSTSMAALDGEGLRAREALAVAVRAGFEGAGYAPVSAPVMQPADIFLDMSGEDIRRRMYVFADPAGEELCLRPELTIPVCRLYLEGAGGPKKLCSVGAVYRYQQKGSAKLREFTQAGLECLDAADAEAADAEVISLAARALADAGLKNYEIEIGDLALFDALVDALDLPPGWRSRLKRHFWRPDYFRELLARLAAGDAGDETGDKQALISALAGLDEERAKDVIEDVLKLAGIAPVGGRTVEEVAERLLEQAELASSSVPRAAAELISGFLAVSGTPKECIARIKALTGGAGVSIDAAIARFERRMELTAKAGLDLSRAHFATGFGRNMAYYTGFVFEFRVAALGVDAMICGGGRYDDLLSALGAASPVPAVGCAVGIERLLAAVAKEAGK; this is translated from the coding sequence ATGTCGTCAACATCCATGGCAGCACTGGACGGAGAAGGCCTCCGCGCCCGCGAGGCGCTGGCGGTGGCCGTGCGCGCGGGCTTCGAGGGCGCGGGCTATGCGCCCGTTTCCGCGCCCGTCATGCAGCCCGCCGATATTTTCCTCGACATGTCCGGCGAGGATATCCGCCGCCGCATGTATGTCTTCGCCGATCCGGCGGGCGAGGAATTGTGCTTGAGGCCCGAACTCACCATTCCCGTCTGCCGCCTCTATCTGGAAGGCGCGGGCGGACCGAAGAAACTCTGCTCCGTCGGCGCGGTTTACCGCTACCAGCAGAAGGGGTCGGCGAAGCTGCGCGAATTCACGCAAGCGGGCCTCGAATGTCTCGACGCGGCGGACGCGGAAGCGGCGGATGCCGAGGTGATCTCGCTCGCCGCGCGGGCGCTGGCCGATGCGGGCCTGAAAAATTATGAAATCGAAATCGGCGATCTCGCGCTGTTCGATGCGCTGGTCGATGCGCTCGACCTGCCGCCCGGCTGGCGCTCGCGCCTGAAGCGGCACTTCTGGCGGCCGGATTATTTCCGCGAATTGCTGGCGCGGCTCGCGGCAGGAGATGCAGGCGACGAGACGGGCGACAAGCAGGCGCTGATCTCGGCGTTGGCGGGCCTCGACGAGGAGCGCGCAAAGGATGTGATCGAGGATGTGCTGAAACTTGCGGGCATTGCGCCTGTCGGCGGCCGGACGGTGGAAGAAGTGGCCGAACGACTGCTGGAGCAAGCGGAGCTGGCATCCTCCAGCGTGCCACGCGCGGCGGCCGAACTCATCTCGGGTTTCCTCGCCGTATCGGGCACGCCGAAAGAGTGCATCGCGCGCATCAAGGCGTTGACGGGCGGGGCAGGCGTCTCCATCGACGCGGCGATTGCGCGCTTCGAGCGGCGCATGGAACTGACGGCGAAAGCGGGGCTCGATCTTTCCCGCGCACATTTCGCCACCGGCTTCGGCCGCAACATGGCCTATTACACCGGCTTCGTTTTCGAGTTCCGCGTGGCGGCGCTCGGCGTCGATGCGATGATCTGCGGCGGCGGACGGTATGACGATCTCCTCTCGGCGCTCGGTGCGGCATCGCCCGTGCCCGCGGTGGGCTGCGCGGTCGGCATCGAGCGGCTGCTCGCGGCCGTGGCGAAGGAGGCCGGCAAATGA
- a CDS encoding DUF2474 family protein: MPSMTEDGMTGGEKKPGTGRKLLWFAGIWLAGVLALAAFAFGTRALLGL; encoded by the coding sequence ATGCCGAGCATGACTGAAGACGGCATGACTGGCGGCGAAAAGAAACCCGGCACCGGCCGCAAGCTTCTCTGGTTCGCGGGGATATGGCTCGCCGGCGTATTGGCGCTCGCCGCATTCGCCTTCGGAACGCGCGCGCTGCTCGGACTCTAG
- the cydB gene encoding cytochrome d ubiquinol oxidase subunit II, producing the protein METLAIVSAGVIGFAILMYVVLDGFDLGIGILFPFAPDEGARHAMINSVAPVWDGNETWLVLGGGGLLVFFPTAYSIVLPAFYIPVMAMLFALIFRGVTFEFRHSAHTSVHLWNRSFFFGSLIAAFMQGVLLGALVQGVNVEGVRYAGGMFDWLTPFSILTGIGTVAGYGLLGATWTIYKTAGKVQDWARGAAVVLGGGTLIAMAAVSVMTPLLRPAIAERWFSGLNLLYLSPVPFLTLALAMVLFWSIFTKRELVPFLSSVGLFILGFFGIAVSLYPNIIPPSVTVWDVIAPASSVIFALIGVAVVLPMVLIYTVYAYSVFHGKASEHGGYAEHD; encoded by the coding sequence ATGGAAACCCTTGCCATCGTTTCTGCCGGCGTCATCGGCTTCGCGATCCTCATGTATGTCGTGCTGGACGGTTTCGATCTCGGCATCGGCATTCTCTTCCCCTTCGCGCCCGATGAAGGCGCGCGCCACGCGATGATCAATTCCGTGGCGCCGGTCTGGGACGGCAACGAGACATGGCTGGTGCTGGGCGGCGGCGGCCTCCTCGTCTTCTTCCCCACCGCCTATTCCATTGTGCTGCCCGCCTTCTACATTCCCGTCATGGCGATGCTCTTTGCCCTGATCTTTCGCGGCGTCACCTTCGAGTTCCGCCACTCCGCGCATACCAGTGTCCATCTCTGGAACCGCTCGTTCTTTTTCGGCTCGCTGATTGCGGCCTTCATGCAGGGCGTGCTGCTCGGTGCGCTGGTGCAGGGCGTCAATGTCGAAGGCGTGCGCTATGCGGGCGGCATGTTCGACTGGCTGACGCCCTTCTCGATCCTCACCGGCATCGGCACCGTTGCGGGCTATGGCCTTCTCGGCGCGACATGGACGATCTACAAGACCGCCGGCAAGGTGCAGGATTGGGCGCGCGGCGCGGCCGTCGTGCTTGGCGGCGGCACACTGATCGCCATGGCCGCGGTGAGCGTGATGACGCCGCTGCTCCGTCCCGCCATCGCGGAGCGCTGGTTCAGCGGGCTCAATCTCCTCTATCTCTCGCCGGTGCCTTTCCTCACCCTCGCCCTCGCAATGGTCCTTTTCTGGTCGATCTTCACAAAGCGCGAGCTGGTACCGTTCCTTTCCTCCGTCGGACTTTTCATCCTCGGATTCTTCGGCATTGCGGTCAGTCTCTATCCGAACATCATCCCGCCATCGGTGACGGTGTGGGATGTCATCGCGCCTGCCTCAAGCGTCATCTTCGCGCTGATAGGCGTCGCGGTGGTGCTGCCTATGGTTCTGATCTACACCGTCTACGCCTATAGCGTCTTCCACGGCAAGGCGAGCGAGCATGGCGGCTATGCCGAGCATGACTGA
- a CDS encoding TSUP family transporter has translation MTATLAFTTAIVVLVTATLSGIFGMAGGMILMGFLTAAYSVGAAMMLHGVTQAVSNGYRAIINRKDIVWPIVATNMAGGVAALVLFLLVSFVPDKATVFLVLGAIPFVAFSIPKSWGLDVTKPAVAIGGGFVVTALTLTAGVAGPILDIFFVQSPLTRHQIVATKAVTQTLQHLTKLLYFGVLAAHLLPDADIPWWIYVMVAPLAMLGTTFGKMLLDRMNDGQFKNWSRYILYVLGAVLIVRGLMLLG, from the coding sequence ATGACCGCTACTCTCGCCTTCACAACGGCCATTGTGGTTCTTGTGACGGCGACGCTTTCCGGCATTTTCGGAATGGCGGGTGGCATGATCCTGATGGGTTTTCTGACCGCCGCCTATTCGGTCGGTGCCGCGATGATGCTGCATGGCGTGACGCAGGCCGTGTCGAACGGCTACCGCGCCATCATCAACCGCAAGGACATCGTCTGGCCGATCGTCGCGACCAACATGGCGGGCGGCGTCGCCGCACTTGTTCTCTTCCTGCTGGTGAGCTTCGTCCCGGACAAGGCGACGGTCTTTCTCGTTCTCGGCGCCATCCCCTTCGTCGCCTTCTCGATCCCGAAAAGCTGGGGCCTCGACGTGACGAAGCCCGCGGTGGCGATTGGCGGTGGCTTCGTGGTGACGGCGCTGACGCTGACGGCGGGCGTCGCCGGACCCATCCTCGACATCTTCTTCGTGCAGAGCCCGCTGACGCGCCACCAGATCGTCGCGACCAAGGCGGTGACGCAGACGCTGCAGCATCTGACGAAGCTGCTTTATTTCGGCGTGCTCGCCGCGCATCTGCTGCCGGATGCGGATATTCCCTGGTGGATCTATGTGATGGTGGCGCCGCTCGCCATGCTCGGCACGACCTTCGGCAAGATGCTGCTCGACCGCATGAACGACGGCCAGTTCAAGAACTGGAGCCGGTACATTCTCTACGTGCTGGGCGCCGTGTTGATCGTGCGCGGTTTAATGCTGCTGGGCTGA
- a CDS encoding sensor histidine kinase: MSNSSGFAGGLHVLPPLAAHLVSASTALREELGKVAASAAAGPIDFSFSVPDDGIEPLLEPGIDALIIDIGDGGPVALGFLRRVIALGPNAPVIAIGADDAALQAEVIGAGAEDCLSTDTDEPRAVGLAIRRAVARRIMREDGASEPVPTPQAGPHVTLVQETPEAIVILDSQGTVRFANGAAQELLGRGSELVGQPFGLPSEPGEHDITIRRPDGDNRFAEMRIVDTRWGGVPARVAALNDVTVRRKLEETMQAVEARSQETRKRSQSFFSNVNHDLRTPLTHIIGFSEMMKNERLGPMGTDRYKEYASDIYSSGTMLLDMIEDLLGIAEAEMDQIDLTDEICNLGQLAEIAVASQRQNAAIEGVTIEVSCPERLPGFRGDARRLRQGLFRLLAEAVHTAHRGSTIRLSVAEEDGGIAVTLDEIRTHTDALMEQDAFPYIVGTDDPFVSAEDSSAPREESLALSLTRKVMELHGGRLNIMRAERGQPGHRPEIGMKISVHFPSERVIR; encoded by the coding sequence ATGAGCAACAGCTCCGGTTTCGCAGGCGGCTTGCATGTATTGCCCCCGCTCGCGGCACATCTCGTCAGCGCGTCCACCGCGCTGCGTGAAGAGCTCGGCAAAGTTGCCGCCTCGGCGGCCGCGGGTCCGATCGATTTCAGTTTCTCCGTTCCCGATGACGGCATCGAGCCGCTGCTCGAGCCCGGCATCGACGCGCTCATTATCGACATCGGCGATGGCGGTCCCGTTGCGCTCGGCTTTCTCCGCCGTGTCATCGCGCTTGGCCCCAATGCGCCGGTCATCGCCATCGGTGCCGACGATGCGGCGCTCCAGGCCGAGGTGATCGGCGCAGGGGCGGAAGACTGCCTTTCCACCGATACGGACGAACCGCGCGCGGTCGGCCTCGCGATCCGCCGCGCCGTCGCCCGGCGCATCATGCGCGAAGACGGTGCAAGCGAGCCTGTGCCCACCCCGCAAGCCGGCCCTCACGTCACGCTCGTCCAGGAAACGCCGGAAGCCATCGTCATTCTCGACAGCCAGGGCACCGTGCGCTTCGCAAACGGTGCGGCGCAGGAACTTCTCGGCCGCGGCAGCGAACTGGTCGGCCAGCCTTTTGGTCTGCCGAGCGAGCCCGGCGAGCACGACATCACGATCCGGCGGCCCGACGGCGATAACCGTTTCGCCGAAATGCGCATCGTCGACACACGCTGGGGCGGCGTTCCCGCGCGCGTCGCGGCGCTCAACGACGTGACCGTCCGGCGCAAGCTCGAAGAGACGATGCAGGCCGTGGAAGCGCGCAGCCAGGAAACCCGCAAGCGCAGCCAGAGCTTCTTCTCCAACGTCAATCACGACCTGCGCACGCCGCTCACGCATATCATCGGCTTCTCGGAAATGATGAAGAATGAGCGCCTCGGGCCCATGGGCACCGACCGCTACAAGGAATATGCGAGCGACATCTATTCGAGCGGCACCATGCTGCTCGACATGATCGAGGATCTGCTCGGCATCGCCGAAGCGGAAATGGACCAGATCGATCTCACGGATGAAATCTGCAATCTCGGCCAGCTCGCCGAGATCGCCGTCGCCAGCCAGCGTCAGAACGCGGCTATCGAGGGCGTCACCATCGAGGTTTCCTGTCCCGAGCGCCTGCCCGGTTTCCGGGGCGATGCGCGTCGTCTCCGTCAGGGCCTCTTCCGTCTTCTCGCGGAAGCCGTGCATACGGCGCATCGCGGTTCCACCATCCGCCTCAGCGTGGCGGAAGAAGATGGCGGCATTGCCGTGACGCTCGACGAAATCAGGACGCATACCGACGCTCTGATGGAGCAGGATGCATTCCCCTATATCGTTGGCACGGACGATCCCTTCGTCAGCGCGGAAGACAGCAGCGCGCCGCGCGAGGAAAGCCTCGCCCTCTCTCTCACCCGCAAGGTGATGGAATTGCATGGCGGCCGGCTCAATATCATGCGCGCGGAACGCGGCCAGCCCGGGCACCGGCCGGAAATCGGCATGAAAATCAGCGTCCATTTTCCGTCGGAACGCGTCATCCGCTGA
- the hisG gene encoding ATP phosphoribosyltransferase, translated as MSGKLVIGLPSKGRLQENANAFFARAGLKVRQDGGRGYTGRLDGMANVEIAFLSASEIAGQLEQGIIHLGVTGEDLIREKLSAPERDVELLLPLGFGHADVVVAVPQSWIDVATMADLDDVALAFHTKRGRRLRVATKYFNLTRSFFAEHGLTDYRIVESLGATEGAPAAGTAEVIVDITSTGATLAANNLKILDDGTILKSQANLVASLGAEWSDAALKAAGEILDRVSAQARAAKVIEVRFAGEGDDAALLDELKKRFGVTLPFGNGVAPVRIAHCPEARLYDLVAFLYAEGRDTVTAVRADYVFEAKNPLRERLVARLKNGN; from the coding sequence ATGAGCGGCAAACTCGTGATCGGCCTGCCCTCCAAGGGAAGGCTCCAGGAAAATGCCAATGCCTTCTTCGCGCGTGCGGGGCTGAAAGTCCGGCAGGATGGCGGGCGCGGTTATACCGGCCGGCTCGACGGCATGGCGAATGTCGAGATCGCGTTTCTTTCGGCATCCGAAATCGCCGGGCAATTGGAGCAGGGCATCATTCACCTCGGCGTGACGGGCGAAGACCTGATCCGCGAGAAGCTCTCCGCGCCCGAACGCGACGTGGAGCTGCTGCTGCCGCTCGGCTTCGGCCATGCCGATGTCGTGGTTGCCGTGCCGCAAAGCTGGATCGATGTCGCGACCATGGCCGACCTCGACGACGTGGCGCTCGCCTTCCACACGAAGCGCGGAAGGCGGCTGCGCGTCGCGACCAAATATTTCAACCTGACGCGGAGCTTCTTCGCCGAGCACGGCCTGACGGATTACCGCATCGTCGAAAGCCTCGGCGCGACCGAAGGCGCACCGGCGGCGGGCACGGCGGAAGTGATCGTCGATATAACGTCCACCGGCGCGACGCTGGCGGCGAATAATCTGAAGATCCTCGACGACGGCACGATCCTGAAGAGCCAGGCGAACCTTGTCGCGAGCCTGGGTGCTGAATGGAGCGATGCGGCGCTGAAGGCGGCGGGCGAAATTCTCGACCGCGTCTCGGCACAGGCGCGCGCGGCCAAAGTCATCGAAGTCCGCTTCGCGGGCGAGGGCGACGACGCCGCGCTGCTGGATGAACTGAAGAAACGCTTCGGCGTGACGCTGCCCTTCGGCAATGGTGTCGCACCCGTGCGCATCGCGCATTGCCCGGAGGCCCGGCTCTACGATCTCGTTGCCTTCCTCTATGCGGAAGGCCGCGACACCGTAACGGCGGTGCGCGCGGATTATGTGTTCGAGGCGAAGAACCCGCTGCGCGAGCGGCTTGTCGCGCGGCTGAAGAACGGAAACTGA
- a CDS encoding helix-turn-helix domain-containing protein has protein sequence MASDKKVFAGPRIRRLRRERGLTQARMAADLGISASYLNLIERDQRPVSVQVLLKLADVYDVELRTLGGDEEAQALTTLREVFSDPLFRDAGLTTQDLREIAAASPAAADAISNLYRAYQESTVSGSMLAERLADRDLSEGTEAPGLPLEEVRDFINSRNNHFPELDDAAERLYAKAGIGSDEPYVALRTALRDLHGVSTRIAPADLMPHELRRYDRHRQTIFLSELLDQPGRSFQLAYQLGYFEQSRTMEDIVEASGLESDEAQRLCRVALANYFAAALLMPYSAFQKTAEATRYDIRLLGRRFGTSFEQVCHRLTTLQRPGARGIPFFLIRVDNAGNVSKRFSAAGFHFARFGGTCPRWNVHDAFRVPGEVYTQVVQMEDGTRYFSIARTVSRAGSGIGVPGDQYVVGLGCEIAHARKIVYSQGYDLDDERGAMPIGVNCRLCERLDCSQRAFPPLKHRLTVEDHVRGVSPFGVPVKAV, from the coding sequence ATGGCTTCGGACAAAAAAGTCTTTGCGGGCCCGCGCATTAGGCGGCTCCGGCGCGAGCGCGGACTGACCCAGGCGCGGATGGCGGCCGATCTCGGCATTTCGGCGAGTTATCTCAATCTGATCGAGCGCGACCAGCGGCCTGTCTCGGTGCAGGTGCTGCTGAAGCTCGCCGATGTCTATGACGTGGAGCTGCGGACGCTGGGTGGCGACGAGGAGGCGCAGGCGCTGACGACGCTGCGCGAGGTGTTTTCCGATCCGCTGTTCCGGGATGCGGGGCTGACGACACAGGATTTGCGCGAGATCGCCGCGGCGAGCCCGGCGGCGGCGGATGCGATCAGCAATCTCTACCGGGCCTATCAGGAGAGCACGGTGAGCGGTTCCATGCTGGCGGAGCGCCTTGCCGACCGCGATTTGAGCGAGGGGACGGAAGCACCGGGCCTGCCGCTTGAAGAGGTGCGCGACTTCATCAACAGCCGCAACAACCACTTTCCCGAACTGGACGACGCGGCGGAGCGGCTCTATGCGAAGGCGGGCATCGGCTCGGACGAGCCCTATGTGGCGCTCCGGACGGCGCTGCGCGACCTTCACGGCGTCTCGACCCGCATCGCGCCCGCCGATTTGATGCCGCATGAACTGCGTCGCTACGACCGCCACCGCCAGACGATCTTCCTGTCGGAACTGCTGGACCAGCCGGGACGCTCGTTCCAGCTTGCCTATCAGCTCGGCTATTTCGAGCAATCGCGCACCATGGAAGACATCGTGGAAGCCTCGGGCCTCGAAAGCGACGAGGCGCAGCGGCTCTGCCGCGTGGCGCTGGCGAATTATTTCGCCGCCGCGCTGCTGATGCCTTATTCGGCATTCCAGAAGACGGCGGAGGCGACGCGCTACGACATCCGCCTGCTCGGTCGGCGCTTCGGCACGAGCTTCGAGCAGGTCTGCCACCGCCTGACGACGCTGCAGCGGCCGGGCGCGCGCGGCATCCCCTTCTTTCTCATCCGCGTCGACAATGCAGGCAATGTCTCGAAGCGCTTTTCGGCGGCGGGCTTTCACTTCGCGCGTTTCGGCGGCACCTGCCCGCGCTGGAACGTGCATGACGCTTTCCGCGTGCCGGGCGAGGTCTATACGCAGGTCGTGCAGATGGAAGACGGCACGCGCTATTTCTCAATCGCGCGGACGGTGAGCCGCGCGGGCTCGGGGATAGGCGTACCCGGCGACCAGTATGTGGTGGGGCTCGGCTGCGAAATCGCCCATGCACGCAAGATCGTCTACAGCCAGGGCTACGATCTCGACGACGAGCGAGGCGCCATGCCCATCGGCGTCAATTGCAGGCTTTGCGAAAGGCTCGACTGTTCGCAGCGCGCCTTCCCGCCGCTGAAACACCGGCTGACGGTTGAAGACCATGTGCGCGGCGTCTCGCCCTTCGGCGTGCCGGTGAAGGCGGTCTAG